A region of the Thalassoroseus pseudoceratinae genome:
AAGTCCTTCGACACTACTTTCCGGGCTAGAAGTTGGCAGTTCGGCAATGCGGATCCCATGATGGTCTTGAATGCGGCGTAGTACCTTTGCTAAATCGTCAAAATGATGATCAGGATCATTGCCGGCGTCACAGACAATTACTAAGCGACACCGCCGCTTCAGTAATTCCTCGACTCCCAAGTTTTCAATATATCCACCGTCTGTCAACAATATGTTCGACATTTCTTCGGGCGAACGGAATAAATTCTGCATACATTCTCGAAGCATGGAGGGGCGAATCGGTCCTTGCCCCAGGGTATTGGGGTTTGGCAAAACCTGCCCCGTTCGCAAGTTGACGACGTTCATGATCAAAGAGACGATGTGCTGAACAAAGTACGCCGGATTAAGGGCCGCGCCAGAAATTGCTATCGTATCGGCGATTGAAGGGCCCCTTTTCCCTAATTTCTTAGTTTCTACGTATCCAAGTTCCTTGTTTCCATAGTATTTCTGTGAGAGCAAGAACGACGAGAATGGCGTTTCCAGCTGATCAGCGATTTTCCAACCGACCCGCGTTGGCGTGGCCGCGTTGAACAGCAAGTATGGCAGTCCTTGTTTTTCTGTAGCTATGTCGAACAGCTGCGGCGTTCCTTCATCAGGATACGTCGTCTGCTCGTCCTCGACTTGGTCGAAAAAATAGGTCGCGGCAAGCCGATCTCGATAATATCCATGCAGGCCCGTTTTATTCGGGTTGACGTACCATGCCAACGCCAATGCAACGACCAAGCTGCCACAAAACCAGATCAATCGGTGCCGTTGGTCATACTTGATTAGGATGGCGCGTCTAACTTCCGATTTTGGACGAATGATGTTCGGAAAGACGTTTTCCAATAACCCTCGATTAATCTGGGCAAACTCTTCCCGATGGGGGGGGGCACCGATCAGTTCACTGTCTTGACCTGACTTTCCTTTCCACTTATCTAAGTCGGCTGCAATCACCTTGAGTTTTTCAACAAGAAAATGTGGAAGATCTGCCTTCGAAAGCTCAATTACGGTGCCAGGACCGCCATTAGTTGCCTCGAAATTTGGTTTTTGTGGCTTAAAAAGCAACTGACTATTCAAATTCGAATTGAAGTGCCTCAACAAATCTCGTGTGACTTTTCTCTGTATCTGCGTGAATTGAATTGCTTTCCCGACATCGCTTTTGGGCTCTTTTGCATCTTTGAGCTGGGAAAGGTCTGAGAACATGTCACCAGTCATCAAGTAGTGAGTGAAATTGGGGATGCGCTCGGTAAATAGCCGACCGAATTTCCATGTGGTCCATGAATTCACCGTTTGGTTGTTTTCTTCCGCCGTGTCATTGAAGTCCTCGCTCGCGAGTCGTTGATTATCTGTTGGAAAAATCTTACCAACGTCAAGTTCGTCGCGTTTTTTATTGTTAAGCTCCAAGAGAGCCATGTAGAGCATGTCATCGGAAATTTTATCGGGGATGTCTTGGGCTTTCCTGCCATCAAAAAGTTCGTCGATCTTTGTGTGTTGACCTTCTGACAGAAAACTTCTCAGATCATCGCCTGAGTGAAACAGACCAAAAGCTCCGTTAATTTGGACTTCCGCACGAAATCCCAAATCTTCGAAATCGACGATGTATCCATCGAATTCCCCACTTGCTAGTTGAGCGAAGCCACGTTGGTCGCGAATGTCACCCGCGAGTACGTCCGGTCCACGCGCATCGTTGAAGGAAGAGATGTTTTCTTGTGAAAACCATCCAATGGCGACTAGGGGAACACCTAAGAACAACGCTAGTGACGCATAGTAAAAAATCCATGAATCCGACAGCTTCTCAGGTGCAACACCGCTTTTGAGCAGCCGTCGCGGCGCAAGAAATGGCAGGCAACCTAACGCAACCAACGTTGCGAACAGAAACGAGACGTTGCTCAGCCAACTGATCTCTTCTCCATCATTGTCACTGAGTGCCTTCGTGCCGATGGAGACGTCTCCATTGCCGATGATGACCGCGAAGCCAATGGCAATGCAAACCAGCGTCGTCCACATGAGTTTGGTGGCAAGCCTCTTGAGAACTGGGCTTTCAACAAGTATGCCGACGAGGTAACTGAGAATCCAAAGTATTCCCACAGTGACGGCTGGTATGAACGCAGGGAGAAGATCACCGCCGAGGCCCATCACCGCAAGATGATCGCGGACACCGTGGTAATCTAAACACCGCCATAAAAAGGCTACTCCCGCGCCGACGGCAATAATGGTTGCTGCACGTGGCGCGAGATTTAGCAGTAGATTTGGCAGGTATCGCCCGAGGAAAATATCGACACGGTATAGATAATTCGTTCTCTTGCTGACCTCCCGTACTCGTTGGTGTTGTTTACCTGTTTCCTCCTGTGATAGGCAGAAATTGTCCTTCCGATACTTTTCCCCTCCATCAACCGCATTTGTCAGCATGGCTGCGGCATAAGTTCCACCCGAAACCGCCGAGATGAAATCGACAAATCTGAGCACTCCAAATCGATGGAATGCCTGAAGCAGGCCGAGACTGAAAGCAGCGGAACGAACACCCCCACCCGAGAGGGCGAGCCCAACACATTCATCGTCGACGGAAATGTCGTGCGAATCTGTGTCCGTATCAGACGATGAAGGATTTGGTGACGAAAACCCCGCTCGCTGTCGACGAACTGTGATTTTCCGTCGCTCGTTCGCCAGGACTCGTTCTTCCAAATACCTAGGGATGTTATCGGAAGACGGTTTGGACATACCAAGGCCAATCTGGGCCGGATCGCGGGAGACCTTCCCTGAGAATGAATTCCGGTGACTGCCATGCACAATCGGAATACTTGATTAGACCATCAACTCTCGAAAATTGAAAGTGTTTGACCACTTGTTTGTTTGACCAGTTCGGTGTGGCATTTTTGCAACGCGGATCGCATTTCGACATAAACGCTTTTGGTATAAGGATTAATTGTCTTGAACGGTCGGAGTGCAAATTTTGGTCGAAAACTAAAATTTTCTTTTCGAGTCGCACTCCAATGGTCAAATCAGCTTCTAAAACCTATCACCGAACGTTACATTGGTTGCATGAAAGGCGCCCCACACCATTCGATGTCGGGGGCATGTCCGAGCGTAATATTCGCAGTTTGTGCCGCAACGAGTTGAAGGAGCTGTGATACCTGTTTGTCTGCCTCCATGCGTCTTCGGTGTAGCGCACACTACTGTTTAAGGCTGTGAGGGCATCAACGAGAGACCGGAGCGTGAAGGGCTTTTCTTTTCGTTACCCACGTGTTTCATCGTCGCCATGATGCGGCGGCGGGGGATGCCGTGCTTTGAAAGAAACTTTATCGCGTCCTCCGCCGTGTCTCCTACTGTCTCGTTCATCGACCGGGCGACGTCTGACGCAAAGCCGTCTTGCCGTTCATCACGTTTGCCAGCGAGGTTGTCTAGAATGCGGCGAGTGTCATCGAGCGATTCGGCGATGGTTCCAGTATGCTTGCAGGTGAAGGAGCTCACCTTCACGGTATCCCGAACATTATGATTCTCGCATATTGCTTGGAATCAAAAGGCTTGAATGCCCAAGGATCTTCGGCCTACTTCGTTGTTCCAGGCAAAGTAAACTGGCACAAACGCTTCGTCACCAATGTCTTTCCAGCCTGCCGGATCGATCAGAAAGACAAACAAGACTTCTTCGCCGCTGTAGAGTCCCGTGGCACCGTTGAGACCTGGCGGAGGGGGCACGAACAGTGTTCTCACTGGAGAGGCACTGCAACGGGTTTTGTCCTGACGGCAGCAGTTCTTTGAGGGCTTGACTGGCAGTCTCGGGCGAGAGTCGGTTGAGCGTTTCAAGTTTGACGCCGCAAAGCGAACACAGCCGTGAAAGCGACCGGTGATCGAGGGCAAATGTGCCAGAGCCATTCAGGTGTAACTGCACGCGACGGCGGTCAATTTCTGGCAGGACGTCTGTTGGCCGCATCGAATGCTCGGTGGCGGAGTCCTTCTAGCTGCGACAGTGTCAATGAAGTTCATCGAGCGCCGAAAATATCTCGTCGGGCGGATGGGAGAACAGTTGCTTCGAGGCGGCGTTCAAATTGGACAGGGGTTGGTTCCTTCCGGTACGTAGAGTGGAGTGAACACAAGACGGAGCGACATTGTGCAATGAGCGGTGCTCAGGCGGAGCATGGAAGCTGAGCGGACAACCGATCAACAACCGCATTCCCTAGAGCAGTTTCATTAATCTCGTAGTGGGTTGAGTCGCAGGGTGTTAGGATTGAGCAAGAGTCTTGCTCAAAGCATTGGTCTCTACACATCTTGTTCGCGATGATTTAGGGTTGTCTGGATGGGATTCATTGGCCGCCACTGGATCGGCGGCTGCAGCGGCGTTATGAACATTTGGTTTCTGAAAACATGAAGTCAGCCAATCGCAGTGCGGCGGGGCCATCGCTATGTGAACAACGCCCGGAAAGTGTGGCGCTGTTGGGTTGCCGATGGTCGGTGGAAAAGTGTGGCGTTCTTGGCTGCTCTCGCTGAAATGTGAGGCAGGTTTGTGACGGAATATTCGTCACAGCCGGCCGATCAGCGAGGTTTTCAAGGTGTACTGCGACATGACCATGTGGACCGAGATTCGCCGATTGGTGCTGACGGGACAGAAGAGCAAACGGGCGATCTGCCGCGAATACGAGATTCATTGGAAGACACTCCAGAAGATTCTCACGCATGAGGAACCGCCGGGTTATCGGCAATCGAAGCCGCGGCCCAGGCCGAAGCTCGATCCGTTTGTGCCGATGATTCATGAGATGCTGAAGTCCGACCGGACCTCGCCGCCGAAGCAGCGGCATACCGCCAAGCGAGTGTTTGATCGGTTGCGAGAAGAGCATGGTTACACGGGTGGCTTGACCGTGGTGCAAGAAGAGGTCCGGCGGTGGCGGGAGCAAAGTGCGGAAGTCTTCATGCCGCTCTCGCAGTTGCCGGGGACGGCTCAGGCGGACTTCGGCGAGGCCCAGGTCATCTTGAATGGCGAGCCGACGAAGGTGGCGTACTTTGTGATGTCGCTGCCGTACAGCGATGCGTTCTTCTGTCAGGTGTTTCCGAAGGAGTGCACGGAAACATTTCAGGAAGGTCACTGCCGAGCGTTTGAGTTCTTTGGAGGCGTACCCAAACGCATCAGCTATGACAACAGCAAGATCGCCGTTAGTCGGATCGTCGGCAAGCGAGGCGAGACGCCGACTCGAGAGTTTCTGCGACTGGAGAGTCATTTCCTGTTCGAGCACCACTTCTGTTTGGTCCGCAGACCGAACGAGAAGGGACACACTGAAAATCTCGTCGGCTTTGCGAGACGCAACTTTATGGTGCCAATGCCAGTCGTGAACGACTTAGAAGAGTTCAATCAAGAACTAGTGCGTCGCTGTGAAGCTGATCTTCAGCGAAGGCTCAGAGGTCAACCGGCGAGAAAAGCCGAATTGCTGAAAGACGATCAAGCGGCGTTCCTCGCATTGCCGAAGTCGGCGTTTGAATCGCGGCGGTTAGAAGGTTGCCGAGCGAATTCGCTCTCACTCGTCCGCTTTGATTGTAATGACTATTCGGTGCCGACGGCCTATGGTCATCAGCGGGTTCTAGCGATCGGTGGCATCAGTGAAGTGCGGTTTGTGGTCGGCGATCGTGTCGTTGCTCGGCATCCACGGGACTGGCGTAAAGAACAAGTGCACTATGATCCCAAGCACTATCTAGCACTGCTGGAACGTAAACCGGGATCACTCGACTTTGCCAAACCCTTCGAGGATTGGCCGCTGCCGAGTTGTTTTGCGATCTTGCGCAGACGCCTCGAAGGCGAACTCGGTTCGCAGGGACGTCGCGAGTTCATTCAAGTCCTGCGGCTGTTAGAAACATACTCACTCAAGACACTAGCAGACGCATTAGACCGAGCGCTCAAGATCGGTGCGTTCACAGTCGATGCCATCCGATTGCTAGCCGAGTGTTCTCAGGAACAACCGGCGAAGTGGTTCCGTCTGGATGGTCGACCGCACCTTCAAGGCCATGATGTTCCGCTCCCCAAACTCAATGTGTATGCCACGCTCACTAGTGGAGGTGCGCGATGAAATCTCAACAGACCAAGAGCACTGTGTTGCTCCATCATCATCTCAAAGCATTGCGGTTGCCGACGATGCTCCGTGAATGCGAGAAGATCGCGAGTGTGTGTTCTCACGACAACATCGATCACTTGGGCTTTCTGCTCAAACTCTGCGAGTTGGAACTGATCGACCGCGAGAAACGCTCGACCGAACGGCGTCTCAAAGCGGCGCAGTTCCCACAGCACAAAACACTCGATGACTTTGATTTCTCAGCTCAGCCATCGCTCAATCGGGTGTTGATCTCAGAGCTATTGCGGGGAGAGTACATTGACCGCCGCGAGGTGATCATTCTGATCGGCAACCCCGGCACGGGAAAAACGCATATCGCCACTGCACTCGGGTTGGCCGCCTGTCATCAAGGCCGCCGCGTGCGGTTCTATCGTGTGACCGAACTGGTCACCCAACTAATGGAAGCCCGCGAAGAACGCCAACTGCTCAAACTCAAGAAGCAGCTAGGAAAATGGGACGTGCTCATCCTCGATGAACTCGGCTATGTGCCGACGAGTAAAGTCGGAGCGGAACTCTTGTTCGATGTGATCAGCACCGCCTACGAGCGGCAAAGCGTGATCGTGACGACGAACCTACCATTCGAGCAGTGGACCGAAGTGCTCGGCAGCGAACGCCTCACCGGAGCCGTGCTCGATCGGCTCACGCACCGCTGCCACATCCTGGAAGCGACCGGCCCCAGCTACCGACTCCAAGACGCCCAGCGACGCCGAGAACAACCGGCAAAACCCAAGCCACCCGAATAATCGGTACAACCGATTCCTCCTCCGGAGGAGGAATTTGAAGGCTTTGAGAACGAACCCTGAAACCGTAAACTAACAAACTCTCCGAGCGCTGCACTATTCAACCAACGATCGCTGCACTATCCAACCGTTGTTCACACGCTATTGGTCGGGCAGGCTCAGTCGGCTTCGGCAACGCAGGCAGCGTGGCGGTTTCTCAACAATCCGCGGGTGAAACTCTCGGCACTTGCCGAGTCGCTGCGGGACGCCGGTTGACAGGCCTATGAGCAGAACGATTCGACGTTTGTGCGGCTCGCGCATGACTGGTGCAAACTGAACGACAAATCGCATGCGAGCAAGAACGATGTTCGACAGATTACGCATGCCGACGATGTGGGCTACGACCTCTGGACCGCTCTCTTGATCGATGCGCAGAGCGGCAGTCCGCTCGCCCCCATGCAGGTGCATCTCAAAACTTCTGAAGCCGTGCATTCGACCGCCGAAGACGTGCCCACGCCCGAGACATCCCACCTCGCTCAGGTGGGGCCGACGATGCAGGAAAGCTCGACGTGGGGATTGCCGCAGACGATCGTGCACGTGATCGATCGCGAGGCCGACTCCCTAGGTCGGATGCGAACTTGGAATGCCGACGGCCATCGATTTGTGATTCGTTGCGATGATCGCCGCGTGAGGTGGGACGGCGAATCCTGGCTGATCTCGGAGATCGTCGACACGCTCGATCGGGAGATGCTCTTCGAGTCGGTCGGCGAGGCGAAGCATCAGGGACACTCTGTAACCCAAGAGGTGGCTGAAGCAGAGATCGTACTCGATCGCCCCCACACTGAGTGCCGCAAAGGCGAGAAACGCACCGTCTCGGGACGTCCGCTTCCGCTGCGGTTGGTGGTGCTGCGATTGATCGATGACGAGGATTTCATTGTCGCCCAATGGACGCTCTTGACGAACGTCGCTTCGTCTGAGATCTCCGCCCAGACGGTAGCGTACTGGCACTATCGCCGGTAGCAAATCGAGTCGTTCTTCAAGCTGCTCAAAATTCACGGCCAAGAGCTTGAGCATTGGCAACAATCCCATAGTGAAGCGATTGCTCGGCGGTTACTCGTCGCGGCGATGGCCTGTGTGGTCGTTTGGGATTCGGAGCGTGATGAATCCCCCGAGGCCGACGAAACCAAAGCGA
Encoded here:
- the istB gene encoding IS21-like element helper ATPase IstB — protein: MKSQQTKSTVLLHHHLKALRLPTMLRECEKIASVCSHDNIDHLGFLLKLCELELIDREKRSTERRLKAAQFPQHKTLDDFDFSAQPSLNRVLISELLRGEYIDRREVIILIGNPGTGKTHIATALGLAACHQGRRVRFYRVTELVTQLMEAREERQLLKLKKQLGKWDVLILDELGYVPTSKVGAELLFDVISTAYERQSVIVTTNLPFEQWTEVLGSERLTGAVLDRLTHRCHILEATGPSYRLQDAQRRREQPAKPKPPE
- a CDS encoding patatin-like phospholipase family protein codes for the protein MSKPSSDNIPRYLEERVLANERRKITVRRQRAGFSSPNPSSSDTDTDSHDISVDDECVGLALSGGGVRSAAFSLGLLQAFHRFGVLRFVDFISAVSGGTYAAAMLTNAVDGGEKYRKDNFCLSQEETGKQHQRVREVSKRTNYLYRVDIFLGRYLPNLLLNLAPRAATIIAVGAGVAFLWRCLDYHGVRDHLAVMGLGGDLLPAFIPAVTVGILWILSYLVGILVESPVLKRLATKLMWTTLVCIAIGFAVIIGNGDVSIGTKALSDNDGEEISWLSNVSFLFATLVALGCLPFLAPRRLLKSGVAPEKLSDSWIFYYASLALFLGVPLVAIGWFSQENISSFNDARGPDVLAGDIRDQRGFAQLASGEFDGYIVDFEDLGFRAEVQINGAFGLFHSGDDLRSFLSEGQHTKIDELFDGRKAQDIPDKISDDMLYMALLELNNKKRDELDVGKIFPTDNQRLASEDFNDTAEENNQTVNSWTTWKFGRLFTERIPNFTHYLMTGDMFSDLSQLKDAKEPKSDVGKAIQFTQIQRKVTRDLLRHFNSNLNSQLLFKPQKPNFEATNGGPGTVIELSKADLPHFLVEKLKVIAADLDKWKGKSGQDSELIGAPPHREEFAQINRGLLENVFPNIIRPKSEVRRAILIKYDQRHRLIWFCGSLVVALALAWYVNPNKTGLHGYYRDRLAATYFFDQVEDEQTTYPDEGTPQLFDIATEKQGLPYLLFNAATPTRVGWKIADQLETPFSSFLLSQKYYGNKELGYVETKKLGKRGPSIADTIAISGAALNPAYFVQHIVSLIMNVVNLRTGQVLPNPNTLGQGPIRPSMLRECMQNLFRSPEEMSNILLTDGGYIENLGVEELLKRRCRLVIVCDAGNDPDHHFDDLAKVLRRIQDHHGIRIAELPTSSPESSVEGLPIRMPIALTDPLLTGSENRTKRQEHLAALADERCNNHRSHFFVARILYPESHSDRESDVSERRDREGILIYLKPSLTGDEGIRLFNFARRSDFFPHDPTKDQSFSESQFSAYLQLGFHVGADLGQHMKIPDLQGEDIQLEGRQLKAGANTLLQLLFPQGSPLGNFFDPQNNEQNGVRETKNEIELREPDLEQANDTAKAEEPSARDVKNADANDENKSHEPDQEKPSQPADEYKLSEQAYKTQTCTETISCEPVEEQSSGPAEVKTLIDRIAEDIEEFAAAPLDRRSELRSTIEEHGSHLGLMAHKVAIHQEVFRKSEMDPKKIPIGCGWDGTSLKSIEKIFKRGRVKEVKLAIDWLKTLQKIGISIQDILATLRDFAIYKSSKSNRTGPSIVQLIREECCREPKTTRACRQALNEIVKDADDDTQGSAREALTQLKQ
- the istA gene encoding IS21 family transposase, whose product is MTMWTEIRRLVLTGQKSKRAICREYEIHWKTLQKILTHEEPPGYRQSKPRPRPKLDPFVPMIHEMLKSDRTSPPKQRHTAKRVFDRLREEHGYTGGLTVVQEEVRRWREQSAEVFMPLSQLPGTAQADFGEAQVILNGEPTKVAYFVMSLPYSDAFFCQVFPKECTETFQEGHCRAFEFFGGVPKRISYDNSKIAVSRIVGKRGETPTREFLRLESHFLFEHHFCLVRRPNEKGHTENLVGFARRNFMVPMPVVNDLEEFNQELVRRCEADLQRRLRGQPARKAELLKDDQAAFLALPKSAFESRRLEGCRANSLSLVRFDCNDYSVPTAYGHQRVLAIGGISEVRFVVGDRVVARHPRDWRKEQVHYDPKHYLALLERKPGSLDFAKPFEDWPLPSCFAILRRRLEGELGSQGRREFIQVLRLLETYSLKTLADALDRALKIGAFTVDAIRLLAECSQEQPAKWFRLDGRPHLQGHDVPLPKLNVYATLTSGGAR